The following are from one region of the Phormidium sp. PBR-2020 genome:
- a CDS encoding GAF domain-containing protein yields the protein MLNRDQWDEVRSCCQDEAAFERLKQILDLSQTSAVPEDSAALAQARLQIERQNALANAIARIRESLELQEIFDSTTQELRQLLGAHRIAIYRFYPDFSGEFVAESVESGHPPILKSIPTPSQSYSRHILLGRGATSRPSTMNPVLEPDHGHHPPTPVYKDIVQNPGTIPLSEQGKSPAQILEEHGSPDSAIVPILQGEVLWGLLCASQNPNQPAWNLDDIELLERVSVNLSVALKQAELFQRTQDQARKLAKATRREKTLAVTVEKIRRSLDIDTIFSTTTHEVRQLLDVDRVAVYYFNPDWTGQFVAESVSPGWVHLLELQTTTPQLQTNLALCSHMQQLIEGQKGSKREQNPEKSAHRRVFTVQDVKSSHFSPAYQEVLQLYQCQAYAIVPIYQSNQLWGLLAAYQNAQPRVWEASDIDLLAQISEHLGVALQQAELLEQTRMQARRLAQTLQDLQKTQTQLIHSEKMAGLGQLVAGVAHEINNPVNFIYGNLSYVRDYTQDLMGLIDLYQQDETWDSEAISERIEDIDLPFILEDLPNLINSMKTGTDRIRKIVQSLRIFSRLDEAQRKTVDIHEGLESVLWLLKHRFKTSLGQEIKIIKKFKQLPKINCYPAELNQVFMNLINNSLDALGDEKNAAKLEQKKPAIAILTQQVNDKIIVIRIADNGVGIPEPIRRRIFDPFFTTKSPGKGTGLGLSVSYQIIVENHGGDLSVKSKPGVGTEFIIEIPINGENDDIIRA from the coding sequence ATGTTGAATCGCGATCAATGGGATGAAGTGCGATCGTGTTGCCAAGACGAGGCAGCATTTGAGCGCCTCAAGCAAATTTTAGACCTCAGCCAAACCAGCGCTGTCCCAGAGGACTCGGCGGCGCTGGCTCAAGCTCGTCTGCAAATTGAGCGCCAGAACGCCCTGGCAAACGCCATTGCTCGGATTCGTGAGTCCCTAGAACTGCAAGAAATCTTTGATAGCACCACCCAGGAGTTGCGTCAGTTACTCGGTGCGCACCGAATTGCCATTTATCGCTTCTATCCTGACTTTAGCGGTGAGTTCGTCGCCGAATCCGTTGAATCGGGCCATCCCCCCATCCTCAAGTCCATCCCCACCCCGTCCCAGAGCTATTCCCGACATATCTTACTCGGGCGTGGTGCGACATCACGGCCAAGCACCATGAACCCGGTGTTAGAACCAGACCATGGACATCACCCACCGACTCCTGTTTACAAGGATATCGTCCAAAATCCGGGAACGATTCCCCTGTCAGAGCAAGGAAAATCCCCAGCACAAATCCTAGAGGAACATGGCTCCCCCGACTCGGCGATCGTGCCTATTTTGCAAGGGGAGGTTCTCTGGGGCCTACTCTGTGCCAGCCAGAACCCAAATCAGCCTGCCTGGAACCTCGATGATATTGAACTGCTCGAGCGTGTCAGTGTGAACTTGAGTGTGGCCCTCAAACAAGCCGAACTTTTCCAGCGCACCCAAGATCAGGCCCGCAAACTCGCCAAAGCCACCCGACGGGAGAAAACCCTAGCCGTCACCGTCGAAAAAATTCGGCGATCGCTCGATATTGATACCATCTTCAGTACCACCACCCATGAAGTGCGCCAATTGCTCGATGTCGATCGCGTGGCTGTCTATTACTTCAACCCCGACTGGACTGGACAGTTTGTCGCCGAATCGGTCAGTCCCGGCTGGGTTCATTTACTGGAATTACAAACCACAACGCCTCAACTGCAAACCAATCTGGCCTTATGTTCCCACATGCAACAGCTCATTGAGGGACAAAAAGGCAGCAAACGCGAGCAAAATCCTGAAAAATCAGCACATCGCCGCGTTTTTACCGTACAAGATGTTAAATCCAGCCATTTCTCCCCCGCCTATCAGGAAGTCTTACAACTCTACCAATGCCAAGCCTATGCCATTGTCCCCATTTACCAAAGTAACCAACTCTGGGGACTGTTGGCCGCCTATCAGAATGCTCAACCTCGGGTCTGGGAAGCCTCTGATATTGACTTGTTAGCCCAGATTAGTGAACATTTAGGAGTCGCCCTCCAGCAAGCTGAACTCCTCGAACAAACCCGGATGCAAGCGCGACGTCTGGCTCAAACCTTGCAAGATTTACAGAAAACCCAAACCCAACTGATTCATAGTGAAAAGATGGCTGGATTGGGGCAACTGGTGGCTGGAGTTGCCCATGAAATCAACAATCCCGTCAATTTCATTTATGGAAATCTTAGCTATGTTCGTGACTATACTCAAGATTTAATGGGGTTGATTGACCTCTATCAACAGGATGAGACATGGGATTCAGAGGCTATCTCAGAGCGGATTGAAGATATCGACCTTCCCTTCATTTTGGAAGACTTGCCGAATTTGATAAATTCCATGAAGACGGGAACAGACCGCATCCGCAAAATTGTTCAGTCATTACGGATTTTTTCCCGCTTAGATGAGGCACAGCGTAAAACTGTTGATATTCATGAAGGACTAGAAAGTGTCCTTTGGCTCCTTAAACACCGCTTCAAAACCAGTTTGGGGCAAGAAATAAAAATTATTAAAAAATTCAAGCAACTCCCTAAGATTAACTGCTATCCTGCGGAGCTAAACCAGGTTTTTATGAATTTAATCAATAACTCTTTGGATGCATTGGGTGACGAAAAAAATGCTGCAAAACTAGAACAGAAAAAACCCGCAATTGCCATTTTGACACAACAAGTCAATGACAAAATTATTGTAATTCGCATTGCTGACAATGGTGTGGGAATTCCTGAGCCAATCCGACGGCGAATTTTTGACCCCTTCTTTACGACAAAATCTCCGGGAAAAGGAACTGGATTAGGACTCTCAGTGAGTTACCAGATTATTGTTGAAAATCACGGAGGAGACTTAAGTGTGAAGTCAAAACCCGGTGTTGGAACTGAATTTATTATTGAAATTCCTATCAACGGTGAGAACGACGATATCATCCGGGCTTAG
- the rpmB gene encoding 50S ribosomal protein L28, with amino-acid sequence MARRCQVSGKKANNAYAVSHSHRRTKRLQEANLQWKRFWWPQGNRWVRLRVSTKMIKTIQRKGLGTVAKEAGLDLNKF; translated from the coding sequence ATGGCACGTCGATGCCAAGTCAGTGGAAAAAAAGCCAACAACGCCTATGCGGTGTCCCACTCCCACCGTCGCACCAAGCGGCTTCAGGAAGCGAATCTACAATGGAAACGCTTTTGGTGGCCTCAGGGGAATCGCTGGGTGCGCCTACGGGTTTCCACCAAGATGATCAAAACCATCCAACGCAAGGGACTGGGGACAGTGGCCAAGGAAGCTGGATTGGACTTAAACAAGTTCTAA
- a CDS encoding response regulator has product MATILVIDDEITTQLVLQDLLEGEGHEVLMADDGQQGWELASQHCPNLIICDWMMPKTNGVDLCRQVKAEPQLEATFFILLTAREHLDDRVCGLNAGADDFISKPIETEELLARVRSGLRLNHLNQQLTQSLHDLQAAQVQLVQSEKMSSLGRLVGGVAHEINNPISFIYGNLSHIKEYTGDISRLIQHIRDDENFSREQLLSALEEIDFDFVMADLENILGSMKEGSERIREIVIALREFSSQERSGIHKIDLHHALDLAFSMLQPRLHNAQGCLSVMPIDKQYGELPKIEGDIGLINQALLNVLENAIDAIFEKAQGCKQDESWTPKLSITTRSLDDCWIEVEIVDNGVGIDSTLNGKVFDPFFTTKPVGQGKGLGLAVAYQIVVQQHGGQLSYDSGLNQGTQFFVRLPVSQASIQCQLPARGYSAPKVRPEQQQPVPIAR; this is encoded by the coding sequence ATGGCTACTATTTTAGTGATTGACGATGAGATCACAACGCAGCTAGTTCTACAAGACCTCCTCGAAGGTGAAGGTCATGAAGTCCTCATGGCTGACGATGGACAACAAGGCTGGGAACTCGCGAGTCAGCACTGTCCCAATCTAATCATTTGTGATTGGATGATGCCCAAAACCAATGGGGTTGATCTCTGTCGTCAGGTGAAAGCAGAACCCCAGCTCGAAGCGACATTTTTCATTCTCCTCACCGCTCGGGAACATCTCGATGACCGAGTTTGCGGTCTTAATGCTGGGGCCGATGACTTTATTTCTAAACCCATTGAAACCGAAGAACTCCTGGCCCGAGTCCGCTCTGGCTTACGGTTGAATCATCTCAATCAACAACTGACCCAATCCTTGCATGATCTACAGGCCGCTCAAGTCCAGCTCGTGCAAAGTGAAAAAATGTCAAGTTTGGGGCGTTTAGTGGGAGGTGTTGCCCATGAAATCAATAATCCTATTAGTTTTATTTACGGCAATCTGAGTCATATTAAAGAATATACCGGTGATATTTCTCGACTGATTCAACATATCCGTGACGATGAGAATTTTTCACGGGAACAACTCCTGAGCGCCCTCGAAGAGATTGATTTTGACTTCGTTATGGCCGATTTGGAGAACATCCTCGGGTCTATGAAAGAAGGGTCGGAGCGGATTCGGGAAATTGTCATTGCTCTGCGTGAGTTTTCCAGCCAGGAGCGCAGTGGCATTCATAAAATCGATCTGCATCATGCCCTAGACTTAGCTTTTTCCATGTTGCAGCCCCGCTTGCATAACGCCCAAGGCTGCCTCTCGGTGATGCCGATTGATAAACAGTATGGTGAACTCCCGAAAATTGAGGGTGATATTGGCTTAATCAACCAGGCTTTGCTGAATGTGTTGGAAAATGCTATTGATGCAATTTTCGAGAAAGCGCAAGGCTGCAAACAGGATGAGAGTTGGACTCCCAAACTGTCGATTACCACCCGCTCTTTAGATGACTGTTGGATTGAAGTGGAAATTGTGGATAACGGAGTGGGGATTGATTCAACTCTTAACGGTAAGGTGTTTGACCCGTTTTTCACCACGAAACCCGTTGGGCAGGGCAAGGGATTAGGCCTAGCTGTTGCCTATCAAATTGTGGTTCAACAGCATGGTGGACAACTCAGCTATGACTCCGGGTTGAATCAGGGTACGCAGTTCTTCGTGCGCCTACCCGTCAGTCAAGCCTCAATTCAATGTCAACTGCCAGCTAGGGGCTATAGCGCCCCTAAAGTAAGGCCTGAGCAGCAGCAACCGGTTCCCATAGCCCGTTAG
- a CDS encoding BMC domain-containing protein — MSQTPLSRIPTPLPKQRKRLKYQDTALGMVSTRSFPAIVGTADMMVKSADVVLVGYEKIGAGYCTAIVRGRYPDVRLAVEEGAKTAEQFGQLISKSTIARPMPNLEVVFPLGSRLVELCNQQRGYSRLSNRAIGLLETRGFPAMVGGADAMLKSADVQLAAYETIGDGLCTAIIRGTVANVAVAIEAGMHEAERIGELHAVMVIPRLLEDLENVLPVASYWLDEAEQPLPVLVSSPVETEQAKPIALPALEKVPVEIEEPIQQPEEEQIEELIAEPLPAPRRQDPPDFELD; from the coding sequence ATGTCTCAGACTCCTCTAAGCCGGATTCCCACTCCCCTCCCCAAACAACGGAAACGCCTCAAGTACCAAGATACCGCCCTGGGTATGGTCTCGACTCGTAGCTTCCCGGCGATCGTCGGCACAGCGGACATGATGGTCAAGTCCGCCGACGTGGTCTTAGTGGGCTACGAGAAGATAGGCGCCGGCTATTGTACGGCCATCGTACGAGGGCGCTATCCCGATGTTCGCCTGGCGGTAGAAGAAGGGGCTAAAACCGCTGAACAGTTCGGACAACTCATCTCCAAGTCCACCATTGCCCGCCCCATGCCTAACTTAGAAGTGGTCTTCCCCCTCGGCAGCCGCTTGGTAGAACTGTGTAACCAACAACGGGGCTATTCCCGCCTGAGCAATCGGGCCATTGGCCTCCTCGAAACCCGAGGCTTTCCCGCCATGGTGGGGGGCGCCGATGCCATGCTCAAATCAGCCGATGTGCAACTGGCCGCCTATGAAACCATTGGCGATGGACTCTGTACTGCCATTATCCGAGGAACCGTGGCCAACGTGGCCGTGGCCATTGAAGCGGGAATGCACGAAGCTGAACGCATCGGCGAATTGCACGCCGTAATGGTCATTCCTCGACTCCTGGAAGACTTAGAAAACGTCTTACCCGTCGCCAGCTACTGGCTTGATGAGGCGGAACAACCCTTACCCGTTCTGGTCTCCTCCCCAGTGGAAACCGAGCAGGCGAAACCCATTGCCCTGCCCGCCCTGGAAAAAGTCCCCGTGGAAATCGAGGAACCCATCCAACAACCCGAAGAAGAACAAATCGAAGAACTCATTGCCGAACCCTTGCCCGCCCCCCGACGACAAGACCCCCCAGACTTTGAATTGGATTAG
- a CDS encoding response regulator — MNYLQPQKIWRRWRQRHQSGWRPRNLLVYGIFGSLALGVSLTAWISYRLVRELLLQNISQGAINEVREGGQELDDWFQNKKLYLETLANSPTLRSGDWEQIQPYLAGEVERLESFISLAVADPEGEFRNHQQQTGQMDDRSHFQTAMEEGRITFSDPIIGRAIGEPLIGFAVPLWSNLDTPELPPEGALIGGISIEQFVETLKRIEYGPQSYAIAFDSENNPVTHFGFQENFPDSLELQSPEISQDFASLLMPDFNPDVLQQGILNGQPIYFAHHRIESLDWTVVLIIPQENIETQLESLNLLAGVLGIILAIATILAGRQINYGEQSRARAEREALLNGLTSRLHTSLDLDKTLPPTLEELTDLLVFDAIAFAWYNRAEQSLHLVYRHPQDSCLFADSSQFESTNPDKDLDSQLRNGETLTLIRQPQGESMTLHQGHYSAFPVINRLGTPGYLLCHHGLPIPISQNEEDLMQRVVAQLSIALTQAHLHAETQRAVISLEREQQQLRQVVTNAPVAMAMFDREMRYVAYSEKWLSDYHLQGLNLLDKSLYEVLPDLPSDRRQAHEESLGGQVISEPEVVWQREDGQTVYLRSAIHPWYDSDGAIGGVITVTDRIDDLVNARLEAERAAQFKSEFLANMSHEIRTPMNGVMGMTSLLSRTQLNRQQRDYVSMISRSAQHLLTLINDILDFSKLEAGEMELDAIDFDLDRCIEDIVDLMATQVEDKVGLELATLIDPDVPRHLRGDPARLRQVLLNLVSNAIKFTERGEVVIQAALQSENHHCATIRFAVRDTGIGIPKEAQSKLFQSFSQVDASTTRQYGGTGLGLAISQQLVHLMEGQIGVESVEGIGSIFWFTVPLELADSTPSSALPQMPLNISRLRLLVAAENATTRQSVRYLVQSWGISQITEVGTGTNALETLKESAERSQPYNVLILDLQLSDIDRENFLNEIRAYPLLRMTKIVVMSNFKDRATAEAFLEEGSAASYFLKPVRASRLFDALITAVAPQLHLERDPESDMGFFDPELPLPSKRFSHLKLMVVEDHPTNQQVILSQLQELGAVQIDCASNGKEALKLWSHNRYDLVLMDCQMPVLDGYETTRELRRREAEQNAETPQGDRHTIIIALTAHAMPTDREQCLEAGMDDYIPKPVDWDVLLATLERWTSTPAEVRDRSSKEAEFVTMSHSTGDPNLNGHADTPAQMVVSPPSHPSNTDVPQTQNVTDEVDEPQLCMETMEMNRDNSDLQSPLDLERLTRVSRGKASLQKRLLNAFIEATEADLSHLKNALDEQDGDRLVEMAHRIKGAAANVGATPLSEQSAALENAAKERDFETVQTRLNELMIQWQHITQFMETLELS; from the coding sequence ATGAATTATCTACAACCTCAAAAAATTTGGCGGCGTTGGCGGCAACGCCATCAGTCGGGCTGGCGTCCCCGTAACCTGCTGGTGTATGGAATTTTTGGCAGTCTTGCCCTGGGTGTCAGTCTGACGGCTTGGATCAGTTATCGACTGGTGCGTGAGTTATTGCTCCAGAATATTAGTCAGGGAGCCATCAATGAAGTTCGGGAGGGGGGACAGGAACTCGATGATTGGTTTCAGAATAAGAAGCTCTACCTAGAAACCCTAGCCAATAGTCCCACCCTGCGTTCAGGAGATTGGGAGCAAATCCAACCCTACTTAGCTGGGGAAGTCGAACGCCTCGAAAGCTTCATCAGCTTGGCCGTTGCCGATCCCGAGGGAGAATTTCGCAATCATCAACAACAAACTGGTCAAATGGATGACCGCTCTCACTTCCAGACCGCCATGGAAGAGGGCCGAATCACCTTTAGTGACCCGATTATCGGTCGAGCCATTGGTGAACCTCTGATCGGCTTTGCCGTCCCCCTCTGGAGCAATCTAGATACCCCAGAACTCCCACCGGAGGGGGCTTTAATCGGTGGTATCAGTATTGAGCAGTTTGTCGAGACCCTCAAGCGCATTGAATATGGCCCGCAGAGTTATGCGATCGCCTTTGACTCTGAGAATAACCCGGTCACCCATTTCGGCTTCCAGGAGAATTTCCCCGACTCCCTGGAACTCCAATCGCCTGAGATTAGCCAGGACTTTGCCTCCTTGCTGATGCCGGACTTCAATCCCGACGTCTTGCAACAGGGCATCTTGAATGGTCAACCCATCTATTTTGCCCACCATCGTATTGAGTCTCTTGACTGGACGGTTGTTTTAATCATTCCCCAAGAGAATATTGAGACGCAACTCGAATCCCTCAACCTACTCGCCGGCGTTCTTGGGATCATCCTAGCCATTGCCACCATTCTGGCAGGACGACAAATCAATTATGGGGAACAGTCCCGGGCCCGAGCCGAACGGGAAGCCCTCCTCAATGGACTCACCAGCCGCCTACATACCTCTCTCGATCTCGATAAAACCTTACCCCCAACCCTAGAAGAACTCACCGACTTACTGGTCTTTGATGCGATCGCCTTTGCCTGGTATAACCGCGCTGAGCAATCCCTCCATCTCGTCTACCGCCATCCCCAAGACAGTTGTCTATTTGCCGACAGTAGCCAGTTTGAGTCCACGAATCCCGACAAAGATCTCGACAGCCAACTGCGCAATGGAGAAACCCTAACCCTAATTCGCCAACCTCAAGGGGAGTCCATGACGCTCCATCAGGGCCATTACTCCGCCTTCCCCGTCATCAATCGCTTGGGAACTCCGGGATATCTGTTGTGCCATCATGGCTTGCCCATCCCCATTAGTCAAAATGAAGAAGACTTAATGCAGCGAGTGGTGGCTCAACTGTCCATCGCTCTAACTCAGGCTCATCTCCATGCAGAAACCCAGCGGGCCGTGATTTCTCTGGAACGGGAACAACAGCAGTTGCGACAAGTGGTGACCAACGCTCCCGTGGCCATGGCGATGTTTGATCGGGAGATGCGCTATGTGGCCTACAGCGAAAAGTGGCTCAGTGACTATCATCTCCAAGGTCTTAACCTCTTGGACAAGTCTCTCTATGAGGTGTTACCGGATTTGCCCAGCGATCGCCGCCAGGCCCACGAAGAGTCCTTAGGGGGTCAAGTCATTAGCGAGCCGGAAGTGGTGTGGCAGCGCGAAGACGGGCAAACGGTCTATCTGCGATCGGCCATTCACCCCTGGTATGACAGCGATGGGGCGATTGGTGGGGTGATTACCGTGACCGATCGCATTGATGATTTGGTCAATGCTCGCTTAGAAGCAGAACGAGCCGCCCAATTCAAATCCGAGTTTCTGGCTAACATGAGTCATGAAATTCGCACCCCTATGAATGGAGTCATGGGGATGACGAGCCTCCTGAGTCGAACCCAGTTGAACCGACAACAGCGGGATTATGTCTCGATGATTTCCCGCAGTGCCCAACATCTATTGACTCTCATCAACGATATCCTCGATTTCTCCAAGCTCGAAGCTGGGGAGATGGAACTCGATGCCATTGATTTTGACTTGGATCGCTGCATCGAGGATATTGTTGATCTCATGGCGACCCAAGTTGAGGATAAAGTGGGGCTAGAACTGGCCACGCTCATTGACCCGGATGTTCCCCGCCATCTCCGAGGCGATCCGGCTCGCTTACGCCAGGTATTATTGAACTTGGTCAGCAATGCCATTAAGTTTACCGAACGCGGCGAAGTGGTGATTCAGGCAGCCCTCCAGTCTGAAAATCATCACTGCGCCACCATTCGCTTCGCCGTGCGGGATACCGGTATTGGCATTCCCAAAGAGGCTCAGAGTAAACTCTTTCAGTCTTTCTCCCAGGTGGATGCTTCCACCACCCGTCAGTATGGCGGTACAGGGTTAGGCTTAGCCATCTCCCAGCAATTGGTTCATCTGATGGAGGGGCAGATTGGTGTCGAAAGTGTTGAGGGGATTGGCTCGATTTTTTGGTTCACGGTGCCGTTGGAGTTAGCCGACTCCACTCCCTCCTCGGCTTTGCCACAAATGCCGCTGAATATCAGTCGCCTGCGCTTATTGGTGGCGGCCGAAAATGCGACGACGCGTCAATCGGTGCGCTATTTGGTCCAGTCTTGGGGCATTAGCCAAATCACGGAAGTGGGGACGGGAACCAATGCCTTAGAAACCTTGAAAGAGTCGGCCGAGCGATCGCAACCTTACAATGTGCTGATTTTAGACCTCCAACTGTCCGACATTGACCGAGAAAACTTCCTCAACGAAATTCGTGCCTATCCTCTGTTACGGATGACCAAGATTGTCGTCATGAGTAACTTCAAGGATCGCGCTACAGCGGAGGCTTTCTTGGAAGAGGGGTCGGCAGCTAGCTATTTTCTCAAGCCAGTGCGCGCCTCGCGGCTCTTTGATGCTCTGATTACAGCGGTGGCCCCTCAATTGCATCTCGAACGAGATCCCGAGAGTGATATGGGATTTTTTGACCCGGAATTACCCCTGCCCTCGAAACGCTTTTCTCACCTGAAACTCATGGTCGTCGAGGATCATCCCACCAATCAGCAGGTCATTCTCTCTCAATTGCAAGAACTCGGTGCGGTGCAAATTGACTGTGCCAGTAACGGCAAAGAAGCCTTAAAGCTTTGGAGTCACAATCGCTATGATTTAGTCTTAATGGATTGTCAGATGCCGGTTCTCGATGGCTATGAAACCACCCGTGAGTTACGTCGTCGGGAGGCCGAGCAGAATGCCGAGACTCCTCAGGGCGATCGCCATACGATTATTATTGCCTTAACCGCCCATGCCATGCCCACAGACCGAGAACAATGTCTTGAAGCGGGAATGGATGATTATATCCCCAAACCCGTCGATTGGGATGTGTTACTGGCGACTCTCGAACGTTGGACGAGTACTCCCGCCGAAGTGCGCGATCGCTCGTCAAAAGAAGCTGAATTTGTTACCATGAGCCACAGCACAGGCGACCCTAACCTAAACGGCCATGCTGACACTCCAGCACAGATGGTAGTTAGCCCCCCATCTCATCCTTCAAACACAGATGTTCCTCAGACTCAGAATGTGACGGATGAGGTGGACGAGCCTCAATTGTGTATGGAGACCATGGAAATGAACCGAGATAACTCAGATCTGCAATCCCCTTTAGATTTAGAACGCCTAACACGAGTTTCTCGGGGAAAAGCATCCTTACAAAAACGCCTGCTCAACGCCTTTATTGAGGCCACAGAAGCCGATCTAAGCCATTTAAAGAACGCTCTGGATGAGCAGGATGGCGATCGCCTCGTGGAAATGGCCCACCGGATTAAGGGAGCGGCCGCCAATGTGGGGGCGACCCCCTTGTCTGAACAGTCAGCGGCCTTAGAAAATGCCGCTAAAGAGAGGGACTTTGAGACTGTTCAAACTCGTCTCAATGAGCTGATGATTCAGTGGCAACACATCACTCAGTTTATGGAGACCTTGGAGTTGTCATGA